A single Bacillota bacterium DNA region contains:
- a CDS encoding sulfide/dihydroorotate dehydrogenase-like FAD/NAD-binding protein, with protein MYKITKKEVLAPTIKLFEVFSPEVAAKAEPGQFIILRIDENGERIPLTIADFDRVEGTVTIIFQEVGA; from the coding sequence ATGTATAAAATCACAAAAAAGGAAGTATTGGCCCCCACAATAAAACTTTTTGAAGTATTCAGCCCAGAAGTCGCGGCTAAAGCCGAACCCGGCCAGTTTATCATTCTAAGAATTGACGAAAACGGCGAACGGATCCCTTTGACCATCGCCGATTTTGACCGGGTGGAAGGTACAGTCACCATCATCTTTCAGGAGGTTGGCGCGA